A window of Rhododendron vialii isolate Sample 1 chromosome 11a, ASM3025357v1 contains these coding sequences:
- the LOC131308424 gene encoding uncharacterized protein LOC131308424, whose protein sequence is MGNHKSVATAKLIFLDGAIQVYSSPVKVSQILDQNPACFICHSDHMEFDEFVSAVDVDDELQMGHLYFALPVSWLAQPLQGEDMAALAVKASLAFPNSRDGRGGEIKCGCCFSRPRVDDDQQDRLMFSGEKYVSTSRRKVVAVGGEGGELVQEISGRGHPSGHGRKLSMIPEDQGSFGTSSSLDHGSFGTSSSLDPGSFGTSSLDQGSFGTPSL, encoded by the coding sequence GTGCGATTCAAGTGTACTCATCGCCGGTAAAGGTCTCGCAGATACTGGATCAGAACCCGGCCTGTTTCATTTGTCATTCGGATCATATGGAATTCGATGAATTTGTTTCGGCCGTTGATGTTGATGACGAGCTTCAGATGGGACACCTGTATTTCGCCCTGCCGGTGAGTTGGTTGGCTCAGCCGCTGCAGGGGGAGGATATGGCGGCGTTGGCCGTTAAAGCGAGTCTCGCTTTTCCAAATAGTCGTGATGGTCGTGGTGGTGAGATTAAGTGTGGGTGTTGTTTCAGTAGACCTAGGGTAGATGATGATCAGCAGGATCGTTTGATGTTTTCTGGTGAGAAATATGTGAGCACATCAAGAAGAAAGGTTGTTGCCGTGGGTGGCGAAGGCGGTGAATTGGTTCAGGAGATAAGCGGTAGGGGTCATCCTAGTGGTCATGGCAGAAAGTTGAGCATGATACCGGAAGATCAAGGCTCGTTTGGAACGTCGTCGTCTTTAGATCATGGCTCGTTCGGAACGTCATCGTCTTTAGATCCAGGCTCGTTTGGAACTTCGTCTTTAGATCAAGGCTCGTTTGGAACGCCGTCTTtgtag
- the LOC131307843 gene encoding plastid division protein PDV2, translating into MDEDGIGLVLARASELRTKITNCIHSASTTEDKNSNPRELEGEEEGNGSPSQDIDKVAEEQQEEEETESLLNIRDALESLEAQLSSLQALQQQQWYEKEAALAEIDYSRKKLLKKLKEYKGEELEVIHEAAAFASETVDDNSDLLLPPYPSRPSRSMVSENGYLSHFPSTRKLAQNGLINGSTTIEAREGNQKQSKSENPPKGFGLFINAAAKTVLTLVGVISILGLAGCEPRLRKRDAKFNVFGFFQQRGNKAEGEMVHCPPGKVLVVEGGEARCLVKERVEIPFESVVAAPDVNYGCG; encoded by the exons atggatgaaGATGGTATTGGACTGGTGTTGGCTCGAGCATCCGAGCTTCGCACCAAGATCACTAATTGCATCCACAGTGCATCCACAACCGAAGACAAAAATAGTAACCCACGAGAACTAGAGGGAGAAGAGGAGGGTAATGGGTCTCCATCTCAGGACATTGATAAGGTAGCAGAGGAAcagcaagaagaagaagaaacagagaGTCTATTGAACATTCGCGATGCTCTCGAATCGCTTGAGGCCCAGCTCTCTTCTCTACAG GCGTTACAACAACAGCAATGGTATGAAAAAGAAGCAGCCTTGGCCGAGATTGATTACAGCCGCAAGAAGCTGCTTAAGAAGCTGAAGGAATACAAAGGTGAAGAGTTAGAAGTCATACATGAAGCTGCTGCGTTTGCTAGTGAAACAGTTGATGACAACAGTGATCTCCTACTTCCCCCGTATCCCAGTCGGCCTTCCCGCTCCATGGTGTCAGAAAATGGGTATCTTTCACATTTCCCTTCAACGCGTAAACTTGCTCAGAATGGGCTCATCAATGGTAGCACAACAATTGAAGCAAGAGAGGGAAATCAAAAGCAATCTAAATCTGAAAATCCACCTAAAGGGTTCGGACTCTTCATCAATGCAGCAGCCAAGACAGTGCTTACTCTCGTGGGTGTGATATCCATTCTTGGATTGGCTGGCTGTGAACCCAGGCTTCGCAAAAGGGACGCAAAATTCAATGTGTTTGGTTTCTTTCAACAACGAGGAAATAAGGCGGAGGGAGAAATGGTCCATTGCCCGCCTGGTAAGGTTTTGGTAGTGGAAGGCGGTGAAGCTCGTTGCCTTGTGAAAGAGAGAGTGGAAATTCCATTTGAGTCGGTTGTTGCAGCACCGGATGTGAATTATGGGTGCGGATAA